The segment acaaGAAACGGAAATCGGGCAGCGCCACGAACCCTCCTCACAGCTCCCAGGAGCTGCTGGGAGTGAGAGTTCGGACAATGGCCGCTCCTCATGTGGACATACAAGGCCTTGGTTCTCCCAGCAGCCTCCCAGCCTCACCGATCCTGCTCCTAGACCCCCGTCGTTGAGCGTGAAAGTCTCCTGGGTTTAAACGGAGGgcgttgatggtgggggggggggggggggggggttggggggttctggtgtgtgtgttctagCTTTCTCAACATTGCCAGATACAGCGGTGAGCGAGTCTAGTCCAAAGTCGCTGCGCGGGTATCCCTGGAGCGTGCAGACAAGTCCGGAGTTGGCTAGTTCCTTCTGCTGGCTTGCGCCAATCCAGCCACGATGGCAGCTTGCTGGGGGTTCAGCTGCTGATTCACTAGGAGGGCTGCTACCTGCAATCCGGGGCAAATCAATAGTCAGAGAAACTCTGTCTGAACAGCAGGTCTTAAGGATAGGCTCCCATTTCTACAATGTGCCTattccccgccccctcccccacctcagcaTTGTCAACATGCCGCCTATTTTTGAAGTGGGGGCTCTCTGTTGTAACACAGGTGCcgcggcagtcaatttgtgcacagcaagctcccacttaAAAAGTCTCTCAACGGGGGCTTGAGGTGAGTCTGGCGCCCCCACAGCTAAAAACCACGTTAATAATCTCACCGCGGTGTGTACAAATTCCAAGCTCTTCCCATTACAAAGTTATATGCCCAAGTTCAGAATGGAACCTCcaatttcacccccaccccctcccccaacacccaaccccaaggAGGCACTGCAGTGCCCCACACTGGTGGGAGAGTGTAATTACAGCGTGACATGTTTACATAGGAAGTTAAGAGTCATAGTCATGGAGTCATCGCaacgcaggaggccatttggcccatcaagtccaagCTGGCTCTCTGTGGACCAGTCCAGtcaatcccattcccccactctatcccgtGGCCCTGCAAGTTTATCGCCCTCGAGCgtccacccaatttccttttgaaatcattcaccgTCTCCGCTCCCAGCCCTCCCCCGTGGGCAGCGATTTCTAGGTCATTACCGCTCGCTGTGTATCAAAGGTCTTCCTCAACGCCCCTCCTGCCTGTTACAAACGTGAAGATGGGACATCACGAAATAGGGTCTGGATTCTGGCCTGTAGGCCCCGGACCAACGAGcaagccccctccccacccccatgcccccgACTCCGCACCCCGATATTAGTCACTTCCCGTTGAGGATAGCCAGCTAGCAGATCCCCACGTCCCCCAACGCGGCAGTGGGAAGTGATCAGGGGAGTACGcagcgctcgctcgctcgctcaccCCGCTCAGTACGGCGTCGCTGATCGTGTCGATGATCTCCCCCAGCACCGGGCTGAAGCCGGTGTACCTGATGTAGCACCAGGTCATCAAGGTCAGCGAGCAGATGCCGATGATGAAGCTGAAGATGAAGGACAGGAAGCCCAGGCCCAGCAGCGACAGGATGCCCGACAGGATGTGCATGCTGATTATCAACAGCAGCATGGCCGCTGGTGTGCGGATGATGCTGAAGAAATTCTTGCTGCGGTTGAACTTGAGGTAGCTGTCCAGCATCCCCTCGATGTCCGCCTCCAGCTGGTCCTCGAAGCGCGTGCTCACTGCAGTGCCCCCCATCTTCTTAATGGCTCGGAATTTCTCGACAGCCGCCTCTCGGTAGATCTGGTGCCTCTCGCGGAGCTTGCTGGGTTGGAGGTAGGCTTTGTCCCCTCCACACAGCTGAAAGGCAGAGGGACAGAACCTCATTTCAGAGTACAGGggaaggccgttcagcccctctaCAGCCtgctgcacaggaacaggaggaggctgttcagcccctcGACAGCCtgccacacaggaacaggaggaggccgttcagcccctcgacAGCTggccacacaggaacaggaggaggccgttcagcccctctaCAGCCTGCCgcacaggaacaagaggaggcatTTCAGCCCCTCTACAGCCcgctgcacaggaacaggaggaggcccttcagcccctcttaagcctgtcacacaggaacaagaggaggcagTTCAGCCTCTCTACAGCCtgccacacaggaacaggaggaggccattcagcccctctcgagccagtcacacagaaacaggaggaggctgttcagcccctcTACAGCCTGctgcacaggaagaggaggaggccattcagcccttctagagCCTGTCgcacaggaataggaggaggccattcagcccctctcaagccagttacacaggaacagaggttttacagcccctcaagcctgtcctgccattgagttagatcatggctgatttgtatcttaaTTCTATGTTATTGGACCTGCCTTGGACCTGATCGAGCTCTTTAGGGTcgacatagagaagatgtttccacttgtggtggGGAGACACCAGAACTAGGGGCCCAtcgatataagacagtcactaataaatccgatggcgaattcaggagaaactccttcacccagagagtggggagaatgtgggactcgctcccacagggagtggtcgaggtgaatagtatcgatacatttaagggggaagctggataaacacatgagggagaaaggagtagaagtgagatggtgatgggggggagatggagaggggggggtgggaggaggctcgtgtggggcAGGAACACTGGCGGATGGGACGagcggcctgtttctgtgctctaagTTGAAGAAAGACCTGCATTCATGTAGCGCCTTTCAGGAAAAGGACGTGGGTGAGGGAATGGGATAGGGTGGCCGTATGAACAAAACCAGCGCAGCTTCAATGGGTCGAACGGCCTCCGTCTGTGCTGTAAGTATCTGGACTCTACATGTCAACAAGCAGTGAGTGGCTTGAAGAGGATTGTTtgctctc is part of the Carcharodon carcharias isolate sCarCar2 chromosome 37 unlocalized genomic scaffold, sCarCar2.pri SUPER_37_unloc_10, whole genome shotgun sequence genome and harbors:
- the LOC121274664 gene encoding atlastin-2-like, translating into IDEDFKTHLESLVRLLLSPENLVEKEIGGSKISCRNLSEYFKAYVQIFQGEDLPHPRSILEATAEANNRAAMSVAMDYYRNAMEGLCGGDKAYLQPSKLRERHQIYREAAVEKFRAIKKMGGTAVSTRFEDQLEADIEGMLDSYLKFNRSKNFFSIIRTPAAMLLLIISMHILSGILSLLGLGFLSFIFSFIIGICSLTLMTWCYIRYTGFSPVLGEIIDTISDAVLSGVAALLVNQQLNPQQAAIVAGLAQASRRN